A single window of Candidatus Omnitrophota bacterium DNA harbors:
- a CDS encoding type II secretion system protein GspG, protein MNRKFTQAFSLIELLSVMVIILILAGLFVGVSGPASRSAKKRKAEVMVSALEVAIGMYKADTGSNPPTGTGSPDPGSQTLYDHLTNEDAYAQGGTSPISGWSGPYMKFRNEDISGGEILDPWGRPYNYSFGAWTNNPYPSSFDLWSDGPDKINGWGNPADPNGKDDIKNW, encoded by the coding sequence ATGAATAGAAAATTTACACAAGCCTTTAGCCTGATTGAACTTCTGTCTGTTATGGTTATTATACTTATACTGGCGGGCCTATTTGTGGGCGTAAGCGGCCCTGCGAGCCGATCGGCCAAGAAGCGCAAAGCCGAGGTCATGGTCTCCGCCCTTGAGGTGGCGATAGGTATGTATAAGGCGGATACGGGGTCAAATCCCCCAACGGGCACAGGGTCGCCCGATCCAGGATCACAAACTCTTTACGACCATTTGACAAATGAGGACGCATATGCTCAAGGGGGGACAAGCCCGATATCCGGATGGAGCGGCCCATATATGAAGTTTAGAAACGAAGACATATCTGGCGGGGAAATTTTGGATCCATGGGGGAGGCCGTATAATTATAGTTTTGGAGCGTGGACAAATAATCCATATCCGAGCAGTTTTGATTTATGGTCTGATGGTCCTGATAAAATTAATGGGTGGGGGAATCCCGCCGATCCTAATGGCAAAGATGATATAAAAAACTGGTAA
- a CDS encoding type II secretion system GspH family protein translates to MKCRNSGITLVETLMAVMILSVLALSLYTVFKSGIDAWTKSESRLEIYQNARAVLDQISRELAGAFVDGADAKLVGAPGVVADELVFVTDFADSIYKIKYYLMTDAADTTKTNLMRAYIDYSDSDHAGEGYDSINYEPPVEFVKYTKSAMVDDIQFTYLPQITKADVPVFLGDWSDAARVEDIWSDDDLPEAVKIVITMKAAPYDPNGATYDFETIVYLPNSETE, encoded by the coding sequence ATGAAATGTAGAAATAGCGGTATAACATTAGTAGAGACGCTTATGGCGGTGATGATCTTGAGCGTATTGGCGCTCTCACTCTACACCGTCTTTAAAAGCGGCATTGACGCCTGGACCAAATCAGAGTCACGGCTCGAGATATACCAAAATGCGCGTGCAGTGCTTGACCAGATATCAAGGGAATTGGCAGGTGCGTTTGTAGACGGCGCAGACGCGAAATTAGTAGGAGCACCAGGGGTGGTTGCGGATGAACTGGTGTTTGTAACCGATTTTGCAGACTCGATTTACAAAATTAAGTATTATCTTATGACGGATGCGGCCGATACGACTAAGACGAATTTAATGCGTGCATATATTGATTATAGCGATTCGGACCACGCAGGCGAAGGATACGATAGCATAAATTATGAACCACCCGTAGAATTCGTTAAGTATACAAAAAGCGCGATGGTCGACGACATACAGTTTACTTATCTGCCGCAAATTACAAAAGCAGATGTGCCGGTATTTTTGGGCGATTGGAGTGATGCTGCCAGGGTTGAGGATATCTGGTCGGATGATGACCTCCCCGAAGCGGTGAAGATAGTCATTACGATGAAAGCGGCCCCGTACGATCCGAATGGCGCAACTTATGATTTTGAAACGATTGTCTATTTACCGAATAGCGAAACAGAGTAG
- a CDS encoding prepilin-type N-terminal cleavage/methylation domain-containing protein — protein MHNKAFTLIEITIALLILAIGIVGILTLFPVGFDASGRAANIIEATFLAQELIEDGKRCGYGIFDDPSYDDDKTATGWEISGDFSPGHPNYEYDIFVYNDATLGVDGLREVVVYVYWPAADGEPGARTNQKNVELSIYLAQYEM, from the coding sequence ATGCATAACAAAGCTTTTACATTAATCGAAATCACCATCGCCTTACTGATACTGGCGATAGGCATCGTCGGCATATTGACGCTATTTCCGGTCGGCTTTGATGCCTCGGGCCGCGCCGCCAATATCATAGAGGCGACATTTTTGGCGCAAGAATTAATAGAAGACGGGAAGCGTTGCGGGTATGGCATATTTGATGACCCCAGTTACGATGACGACAAAACAGCTACGGGTTGGGAGATATCCGGCGATTTTAGCCCTGGTCACCCGAATTATGAGTATGATATATTTGTCTACAATGACGCTACGTTGGGTGTTGACGGCCTTCGCGAAGTTGTGGTCTATGTATACTGGCCGGCCGCGGATGGCGAACCCGGTGCGAGGACGAATCAGAAAAACGTGGAACTAAGTATATATTTGGCTCAATATGAAATGTAG
- a CDS encoding general secretion pathway protein GspK — protein MNKKGIALIMAVGVLALLAVLATSFALNMRLEYHAAVNYYNGVKARYFAESALQRAIAELRTHVKGSAFDYFGAGEDWALTTHPTNTASLYNNHNIIAADIAATPPRITSKGSSYVVLIIDEQRKININNALDNPNNLLLTNLFTELGISDITDLITDITGNKPPDGYHNFSELKSLCFEGLTDAKVDLIKENVTVISYVDSNTDLAPVNINTCDPMVLKSVVEGITDGSILAIPGADAENVRDAIASSRGTAAITSWSAFYDILDDLVNVTGAISQEQANVIMNNCNPNRTKPSTSTTEFCFNSGGYYEVIARGTVTDFLNNPQAVRTISAIVKIYDIYCETKTKDASGNPTQLALGAPERVTWLDSCPVNSDAIFDCYEIGDNTSAQTIAGSLKLGFWDDFETDNRIYSKEQWEKGPTSGPNAPVTDSDFANGKLMIFENKRCDLYGTDGASEWMWGDFVFRAFVSESATASTSQMKDVAWILFRNPGSGHNIPYSGDPAVIHARQGTLSWEDDEKFAYLDTSDLVGKVAFMKIVDILNSSIDPYPHYRSIYNLTTAAYPIEADRIQAAIDARYKYDRNDNGQIRILTLYKMGDNNPSWPEWENYDYDVVQIGWEWLKKDLAYTQTKTFNITTGNHLLGGDSKDIAVDVWTGAPTPASLTRKIIGAADSGRFVLYANNVNVTWDDIRIISPDGNLVSQTIDSLISGLENLADGVEWGTITGTVTIPPPPASAASETVTFQTISDSDPNGTTDIQVLRVHPEYFVSRSGEHIDSQNGTSMRYKVILQTATAEFKETPVLEDVTITYLPKVAIKSYSLSQ, from the coding sequence ATGAACAAAAAGGGCATAGCATTAATAATGGCAGTCGGCGTACTTGCGCTTCTGGCGGTATTAGCCACAAGTTTCGCCCTCAATATGCGCCTTGAGTACCACGCCGCCGTAAATTACTATAACGGCGTAAAGGCGCGCTATTTTGCCGAATCGGCCCTCCAACGGGCGATAGCAGAGTTGCGGACACACGTCAAAGGAAGCGCTTTTGATTACTTTGGAGCGGGCGAAGATTGGGCCCTGACGACGCATCCGACAAATACAGCCAGCTTATACAATAACCATAACATAATCGCGGCAGATATAGCGGCAACTCCTCCACGCATAACTTCGAAAGGATCTTCTTATGTAGTGCTGATTATAGATGAACAGCGCAAGATCAATATCAATAATGCGTTAGATAACCCCAACAACCTGCTTCTCACCAATCTTTTCACGGAACTCGGTATTTCAGATATAACTGATTTGATCACGGATATTACCGGCAATAAACCGCCTGATGGCTATCATAATTTCAGTGAACTAAAATCCCTATGTTTCGAGGGATTGACTGATGCCAAGGTAGATCTGATAAAAGAGAATGTAACAGTCATTTCTTATGTGGATTCTAATACTGATCTTGCGCCTGTAAATATAAATACATGTGACCCGATGGTACTTAAATCGGTAGTCGAAGGAATAACCGATGGGAGCATTCTCGCAATACCAGGTGCGGATGCGGAAAATGTGCGAGATGCGATCGCCAGCAGTAGGGGTACAGCAGCGATTACAAGCTGGTCGGCTTTTTACGACATATTGGATGATCTTGTTAATGTGACAGGAGCAATAAGCCAAGAGCAAGCCAATGTTATCATGAATAATTGCAATCCAAATAGGACAAAACCTTCAACCTCCACGACTGAATTCTGCTTCAATTCCGGCGGGTATTACGAAGTTATAGCCCGCGGCACGGTGACTGACTTTTTGAACAATCCTCAAGCCGTCCGCACCATAAGCGCAATCGTCAAGATTTATGATATTTATTGCGAAACGAAGACTAAAGATGCGAGCGGCAATCCGACTCAGCTTGCGTTAGGTGCACCCGAACGCGTAACTTGGCTTGACTCGTGCCCTGTAAATTCCGATGCCATATTTGATTGTTACGAAATTGGAGACAATACATCTGCACAGACAATAGCAGGTTCTCTAAAACTCGGATTTTGGGATGATTTCGAAACAGACAATAGAATCTATTCCAAAGAACAATGGGAAAAAGGACCGACATCAGGACCTAATGCGCCTGTGACTGATAGTGATTTTGCCAATGGAAAATTAATGATTTTTGAAAATAAGAGGTGCGATCTTTATGGAACTGACGGAGCTTCTGAATGGATGTGGGGTGATTTTGTTTTTCGTGCGTTTGTGAGCGAGTCTGCTACAGCAAGCACATCGCAGATGAAAGATGTCGCGTGGATTTTGTTTAGAAATCCTGGAAGCGGGCACAATATTCCATACTCCGGAGATCCTGCTGTTATCCATGCACGACAGGGTACGCTTTCATGGGAGGATGATGAAAAATTTGCCTATTTAGACACCTCGGATCTGGTCGGTAAAGTAGCGTTCATGAAAATAGTTGATATTCTCAACAGTTCTATCGATCCGTATCCACACTATAGATCCATATATAACTTAACTACGGCCGCTTACCCTATAGAGGCAGACAGAATTCAAGCTGCAATAGATGCCAGATATAAGTATGATCGAAATGACAATGGTCAAATCAGAATACTTACACTTTATAAAATGGGTGACAACAACCCTAGTTGGCCGGAGTGGGAAAACTATGATTATGATGTCGTCCAAATTGGATGGGAATGGTTAAAAAAAGATTTGGCATATACCCAAACCAAAACATTTAATATTACCACGGGCAATCACCTTCTGGGAGGAGATTCGAAAGATATAGCCGTTGATGTCTGGACGGGCGCGCCCACCCCTGCTTCCCTCACTAGAAAAATTATAGGAGCAGCCGATTCGGGTAGATTTGTTCTGTATGCCAACAATGTTAACGTAACATGGGATGATATACGAATAATTTCGCCGGACGGTAACCTTGTATCGCAGACAATCGATTCCTTGATTTCCGGCCTTGAAAATTTAGCAGATGGTGTTGAATGGGGTACGATTACCGGTACAGTTACGATTCCCCCGCCACCTGCCAGTGCTGCGTCGGAAACAGTGACGTTCCAGACTATATCGGACAGTGACCCGAATGGGACGACAGATATA
- a CDS encoding GspH/FimT family pseudopilin yields MKNRGFTLLETIIVLAIMTMFFAVSVPLFSKFTERTKLDTTARSIVSALRLARTYAITNNENYYVKFDKIVTPNEYYVYYYKQPGNVMTIVDKEYKLPVGISFGALTDFTGSQVVFKPTGEVEVEGTIPVTDGTDTKLINVEKTTGRARIE; encoded by the coding sequence ATGAAAAACCGCGGCTTTACATTACTTGAGACAATAATAGTCCTCGCGATAATGACGATGTTTTTTGCGGTAAGCGTTCCGCTCTTTTCCAAATTTACGGAGAGGACAAAGCTGGATACTACGGCGCGCAGCATTGTAAGCGCGCTCCGGCTGGCGAGGACGTATGCGATTACAAATAACGAGAATTATTATGTTAAATTTGATAAAATCGTAACGCCAAATGAGTACTATGTTTATTATTATAAACAACCCGGAAACGTTATGACCATAGTTGATAAGGAATATAAATTGCCGGTAGGAATTTCATTCGGCGCACTAACAGATTTTACCGGCAGCCAGGTAGTTTTTAAACCTACGGGCGAAGTAGAGGTAGAGGGTACTATTCCCGTTACGGACGGTACTGATACAAAACTGATAAACGTAGAAAAAACCACCGGCCGAGCCCGGATTGAATAA